The nucleotide sequence ACACCGGCCACCAGCGGGACACCCACGGGCTGTCGGACTACATGCGGGGGCGGACGTGTGCGTTTCCGCTGCAGCGGTTTATGAGCGTGGATCCGGGGAGGGATGGGTGGAATTTGTATGCTTACACTCGGGGGAATCCCCTGGTCCTTGTAGATCCGACGGGCAGAGCTGCTTGGCGCAAAGGAATCCAGGTACTCAAAGTTCTTGCCGATCGGGAGAAGAGAACTGCCCTTGTAGCCGCTTTCCGACCAAGGTCGCGGCGTCAAGCTGTCGAACAAACCAAGGAAGCGCTCGACCAGGTTAGCGAAGCAGAGAGGGCTTCGGGAGTGAAAAGAGTTGTGGAGGTCCAGTCGGAGAAACAACGCGACGGGCTGGCTGCATCGTTGTCAAGCAATGGCAGGGCAAGGGATCCTGAAGTATCCTCGGGCTATCCAGAGCATGTGAATCCACAAGAGGGGCCCTACTCCGATGTACATGTACAGGTGCAGGGCCAGCGAAAATCTGGATCGGGCCTTGCGAAGGTCGGGGCTGGGGCCCTGGTGCTCCAGGAGATCCAAGACATTGTTGCCCCAAACCTCTCTCAACTCGTGGAGTACGGTGATGCTTCACCTGGTGCTCTAGTTAGCGCTGCGGGTTGGGACATCACGTCTACGCTCGATCCCTTTGGGGTGTCGGATCTAATTGGCCTTGCTGCAGGCCTCTAACTTAAAAATGCCGGGATAAGGAGTGTTCAGTGGATTGCTGGGAGGTCCCTCACACTGTTCGACTAGAAGTCTTGCTCAGCTGGTGCCTGAAGACTCAAGAGGTAGACCGGTTGCTGGTGGTTCACAGGAAATTCTTGGGTGCTAGAGAAGAAGAGCTTTCTTACCCAGAGGCGCTGGAGCGATCTAGGCAACTGTTTGGAGGGCGAATTCTCCGGGAAGGTTGGTGTAGCCAATGGCCTGGTACCGTTTCCAGGAGTACTGCGTTGGTCTTAGTTATCGATTTCGACACCTCGTTAATCGACCTCATGGCCCAGGCCGGACCGACCCTAGGAGACTGGCTCGAACGGCCACCGAGTTCTCTACCAGAAGATCTTTGCCTGTACCGTGAGGACGCCAAGCTACCCGCTCTCGTCTCGGTCACCCACGAGCGCGACGCCTGGCTGCTTGCAGATCAGCGCCCTACCATCGAAGGCGTAAGGCCTAGCCACCTGGACACCAGTGAGCTTCTGATTGCAACTGAAAAACCGGGCTTTATTGCTTGATGAGAGGGAAATGTCTACTCACATGTCAGACGAGTGGTGGACAGCCGAGCAGCCTCTGCGAGGTCTGGACTCAAGAGAATGACTTCCTCCATAGCCCCCTGGGCCTGATCACTAGGCGCAGCCACGATGGCGACCGCCATTTCTTCTTCGCAGACCACCTGGACCGCCCATGCGTTTTCACCAGCGACGCCGACCAAGAAGCGAGGCAGCACCCCAACGGCACGGAGTGCGCCCCCGACCAGAGCGACAAGCAGGAGTACAAGTACACCGGCCACCAGCGCGACACCCACGGGCTGTCGGACTACATGCGCGGGCGGACCTGTGCGTTCCCGCTGCAGCGGTTTATGAGCGTGGATCCCGGAAGGGATGGGTGGAATTTGTATGCGTATACTGGAGGAGTCCAAACGGCAAGGTAACAAAATCTGAGATCTCGCCACGCTACCCAAAAGCACACGAACCGAGATGAGGGGCCCTATTCTGGCGTACAAGGGCAGAAGCAGCGAAAACCTGGATCGCGTCTTGCGAAAACCGGGGCTGGGGCTCTGGAACTCCTGGAGTTTCAAGAAATTGTCGCTTAAACCTCTCTCAACTCGTGCAATACGGCGATGCTTCACTCAACGCTTTGGTCAGTGCGGCGGCATGGGATCTCACTACAGGCATAGATCTGCTTGGGGTCTCTGCTTTGCTAGATGTAGCAGCCGGCCCCCAGGAGAAGAACATGAACATAGACCACACGCTGAAATGCTGGGATATCCCTCATACAGCTCGTCTACTTGACTTATTAACATGGTGTACGAACGAGCGATCCGTCAACCGGTTGTTGGTGGTCCATAGGAGCTTTCACGGCGCGAAAAGAAGGGAATTGAGCCGCCCCCAAGTCCTTAAGCGCTCTCAAGAGCTTTTTAGAGGTCGAGTCCTTCGAAAGTCCTGGTGCAACCAATGGCCCGGGACGGTATCACCCGAAGGCCAAGCTCTGGTCCTGGTAGTTAAATTCAGCCCCACTCTCATCAAGCCTATGGCTCATGCAGGGCCAACGCTAGAAGACTGGCTTGAGGCCCCACCCAACTCGCGACCCGAGGATCTTTGTTTGTATCGTGAAGGGGACCCCCTACCCGCCCTAGTCTCGGTGACGCATGAGCGTGATGCTTGGCTACTCTCTCGGCAAGAGCCATCCATCGAGGGAATACTGCCCAGCGACCTAAAAGCAAGTGAACTCTTGATCCCCATTGGAAAGCCGGATTTCCTTGCTTGAAGGGAGGTCTAGGCCGACCCAAAAGGAGCGCCAGATTCCCGCAGCTAGACGAGCCCAGGCTTGGCCAAGGATGTTGGCTCCAAAACCACACTTCCCCCAGCTGGTATAAGCTCAAGCGCTGACCGCGCCTCCGACGAGGGGCGGGAGTGAAGACTATGGGACGCAAGAAGCAGAAGAAGCCGCACGACTGGCGGGAGATTCGGGCCGCGGAGCGGGCGGTGCGGGAGATGCCGGTGCATGGGGCGTATCGGCTGGCGCTGGCGTACGCCAATACGTACCACATCGGCATGTCGAGCCTGGGCTTCCAGCGCACCTACGAGCTGGTGCACCGGCGGCCGGACTGGGTGTGCGAGCGCTTCTTCAGCGACGGCGAGGATCGGCCGCTGTCGGTGGAGCATGACCGGCCGCTGGACGAATTCGGGTGTGTGGCATTCTCGGTCTCCTTCGAAGAAGACTACGTGCGGCTGCTGCAAATGCTCGATCGGGCGGGGATTCCGCTACGACGGGAAGAACGGCGGCCGTGGGATCCGGTGCTGGTGATGGGCGGCTCCTGCGCCACCATCAACCCGCTGCCCATGGCGGAGTTCGTCGACGTTTTCGCCCTGGGGGCAGCAGAGAACGTGCTGGAGCCGTTGCAGCGGGCGCTGGAACGGCACACGGAGCGAGAGGCGGTGATCGAGGAGCTGGCAGCGGAGCCCGGGTTCTTCGTTCCGGCGTACCATGCCACCGACGAGCTCGGCGGCCTCGACAAGCTCAAGAAGCTGGAGCTGGGCGCTGAGCAGATGCGCCAGCCGGGGTTCCTCCCCACCACCTCCATCGTCACCCCCCACACCGAGTTCGCGAACAAATTCCTCATCGAGATGAGCCGGGGCTGCCCGGAGAAATGCCGCTATTGCTGGGCCACCTTCGGCATGGGCAAATTCCGTTGGCATCCGACGGAGTACATCCTCGGCGCCATGGAGGAGGCCCGCAAGGTCACCGACCAGGTGGGCTTCGTGGCCACTGCCGTTGGCGATCATCCGGAGATCGAGCGAATCCTCGAGCGCGGCGTGGAGATGGGCTTCCGCACCTCCGTTTCCTCGATTCGCATTCCGGCGGTGAGCCCCGGCGTGCTCGAAGCCATCAAGGCCTCCGGCGGCAAGTCCATCACCTTGGCACCGGAAACCGGCACCGACGAGCTGCGGGTGAAGATGGGCAAACCCATCAGCAACCAGACGTTGCTGGAGAAGATCCGCCTGATCTTCCGCAGCGGCCTGCCCAACCTCAAGCTGTACTTCATCGTCGGCCTGCCGGACGAAACCGAGGACGACGTCTACGGCATCCTCGAGCTCGCCGCCGAGGCCCGGGCCATCATGCTCGAAGAGCTGGCGCGCAAGAAGGGCATCATCGGCCACATCCACCTGGGGGCCAGCGTGCTGGTGCCCAAGCCCTACACCCCGTGGCAGCGCCTACCCATGGACGACCCGCGGACGGTGAAGAAGAAGCTGTCGATCCTCAAGAAAGGGGCGGGGCAGATGCCCAACGTCTCCCTTTCCACCGGCTCGGTACGACAGGCCATCTGGCAGACCTACATCAGCCGCGCCGGTGCCGACGCCGCCGAGGCCTTGGAACGCGCCGCCCGCGGCCAGCATCTGTCGTCGCTGCTGCGGGAGCTGGACGATCAAATCCGCCCCGAAGTCTTCGCCAGCTTCGAGGGCCCGTTGCGCTGGCACTTCATGGCCACTCGCTGACGAGATGGCTGACCGCGCCCCGGGATCCGGGGCCAACCCCATCCATGAACTTATTGCTGCTCGACGAGGGAGACTTCAGGGCTCCCGGCCGGGTCGAGCTGCGGGATCGCAGGCTGCGTCACGCTCGGCGAGTGCTCCGGACGGCCCCTGGTGAGCAGCTGCGGGTGGGACTGGTAGGCGGCCGCCGGGGCAGCGGCGAGGTGCTGCGCATCGACGAGGAGGCGCTGGAGCTGGCGGTCTGCCTCGACAGGGAGCCGCCACCCAAGCTTCCCCTGACCCTGATCCTGGCCCTGCCCCGGCCGAAGGTTCTGCGGCGGGTGCTACAAGCGGTGACCAGCCTAGGCGCCGCCCACATTTACTTGATCCACGCCTACCGGGTCGAAAAGAGCTATTGGCAGAGCCCCTTCCTCGAGCCCACGGCCCTCGAAGAGCAGCTGCGCCTAGGCCTGGAGCAGGCTGGCGACACGATGCTTCCGAAACTCGAGGTGCGGCGACGCTTTCGCCCGTTCGTGGAGGACGAGCTTCCAGCGCTGGCGGAGAGAAGCTCAGCCCTGGTGGCGGACCCCCGCGGGGAGGAGCCCTGCCCTCGGGGACTGGCCGGTGAGGTGACGCTGGCGGTGGGGCCCGAGGGAGGTTTCATCCCCTTCGAGCTGGAGCTCCTGGAGCGAGCCGGCTGCCGCCCCGTGCACTTGGGCGAGCGGATCTTACGGGTGGAAACGGCGCTGCCGGCGCTGGTGGGAAGGATCTTCTAGCGCCGAGGTTTGAGCGGATTTCAACCAGGACACTGGCCGGCAAGACTCACACCGGCGGCGCCAGGACCCGCAGCCGGCCGGGGGCGACCTCGACGCTCACCGGCAGCTGGGTCGGCAGCACGTCGCCGTCCACCTGGGTGGCCAGGTTCTCGGGCCCCCGCACCACCACCGACTCCACCTCCAGATGCTCCACCCCCTTGGAGCGAAGGTGCGAGCGGCGGGCCACCGAGGCAGCGAAGCCGAGCGTGGTCCAGCGGCCGCCGCCGCGCAGCACCACCAGATTGAGCAAGCCGTCGTCGAAGCGCGCCGCCGGCGCCAGGGGAAAGCTACCGCCGTAGAGGGGGATATTGCACACCGCGGCGAAGCTGGCCTCGATCTTTCTGCCATCGGCCTCGACTTCGAGAATGGGATAAGGATAGCGCCACCACTCCCGCAGCCCCTGTAGCGCGATGGAGCCCCGACCGAAGCGCGCCTTGAGGGCGGGATTCTGGCGGGTCAGGACGTGGGCGTCGAGGCCCCAAGAAGCCATCATCAGGAACGGCTGACCGGAGCACATGCCGACGTCGAAGTCCCGAGGCACCAGGCGGCCGACCCGCCGCGCCGCCGCCAGCGCCCGGCCGGGGAGCCCAAGGCTGCGCACCAGCACGTTGGTGGTGCCACCGGGGAGAGGACACAGGGGCACGCGGCTCCCCACCAGCCCGGCAGCCGTCTCGCGCACGGTGCCGTCCCCACCGAGGGCAAAGACAGCTTCCAAGTCCCCACCGGCGACGGCGCCGGAGGCCAGCTGGGTGGCGTCGCCGGGACCTTCCGTGGGCATGGGCTCGGCCTTGTAGCCGGCGCCGCGCAACGCCTTGAGCAAAGGCATCAGACGCCGCGCCGCCCGCTGCCGGCCGGATATGGGGTTGTAGATCAGAGCAGCCCGCCGCACCAAGTCCTCCGAGAAAATGACAACCCGAAAATGGGAAACCCGAGAAAGCGTCGACCGTCAGAAGAGAGGGGTCGAGGAGCCTGCCGGCGGGGGGAAGCCGAGATGCTCGTAGGCGCGCCGGGTTGCGACCCGGCCTCGAGGCGTTCGCTGGAGAAAACCCTCCTGGATCAGGTAGGGCTCGTGAAAATCTTCGAGGGTTCCGCGGTCTTCCCCCACCGCTGCCGCCAACGCCCGCAGTCCCGCGGGCCCACCGCCGTAATGCTCGATGAGAGCGCTGAGGATCTTGCGATCCAACTCGTCGAATCCGTGCTCGTCCACTTCCAACATGGCCAGGGAGCCCCGGGCGGTGTCGAGGTCGACGACCCCCCGGCCCTCCACCTGGGCGAAGTCCCGCACCCGCCGCAGCAAGCGATTGGCGATCCGCGGGGTGCCGCGACTGCGCCGAGCGATCTCTGAAGCACCGGCCTGCTCCATGGGGATGTCCAGCAGGCGGGCGGAGCGCTGGACGATGATCTGCAGCTCATCGGGACGATAGAAGTTGAGCCGGTGGACGATGCCGAAACGCGCCCGTAGAGGCGCCGAAATGAGCCCCGCGCGGGTGGTGGCGCCGACCAGGGTAAAGCGCTTCAAGGGCACTTCGACGGTATCTGCCGCCGGCCCCTGGCCGACGATGAGGTCGAGGCGGTAATCCTCCAGAGCGGGGTACAGGATCTCCTCCACCGCAGGACCCATGCGGTGGATCTCGTCGATGAACAAGACCTCCCCCTGCTCCATGTTGGTGAGGATCGCCGCCAGGTCGCCGGCGCGCTCGAGAACCGGGCCGGAAGTGGAGCGCAGAGGCACGCCCATTTCGTGGGCGATGATGTTGGCGAGAGTGGTCTTGCCCAGTCCGGGGGGGCCGAAGAGCAGCACGTGGTCCAATGCCTCACGGCGCTGGCGGGCGGCTTTCACCGCCAGCCGCACGTTGTCCACTACCCGCTCCTGCCCGACGTACTCTTCCAGCATATGGGGCCGGAGAGTCTGCTCGACGCCGAGCTCTTCAGGCTCGGCGGAGGCCGACAGGATGCGACTGGAGGTGGGTTCCATGGCTGTGTATTGTATCGGCAATCAGGCGGAACGCCCCTGCCTGGACCCAGGAAAGCCTTGCCTGGGTCGAGGAAAGCAGAGCGTCGGTCGAGGAAGAGTGGGCCTCACAGACGAGCGAGCCGTTTGAGGCTGGCACGCAGCAACTCGTGGAACTCCGCCTCCGGCATGTCCTCCCGGGCTTCCTTCACCGCCCGCTCGGCCTGGTTGGGCCGGTAACCGAGATTGACCAGGGCGGAGACCAGATCGTCCCCCACCGAGGGAGCCGACTCCAATGGTTCAGGCAAGCCGGCGGCCAGCTCCTGCACCTTGTCCTTGAGCTCCAACACGATGCGCTCAGCGGTCTTCTTGCCCACTCCGGGAGTCTTGGTCAGCCGGGCCACGTCACCGGCGGCGAGGGCCGAGACGAGCTGTTGCGGAGTGGAGCCGGAAAGGATGTTGCGCGCCAGCCGCGGTCCGATGCCGCTGATGGCGATGAGACGCTCGAAGAGGCTCTTTTCTTCCTCGGTGAG is from Acidobacteriota bacterium and encodes:
- the ruvB gene encoding Holliday junction branch migration DNA helicase RuvB; this encodes MEPTSSRILSASAEPEELGVEQTLRPHMLEEYVGQERVVDNVRLAVKAARQRREALDHVLLFGPPGLGKTTLANIIAHEMGVPLRSTSGPVLERAGDLAAILTNMEQGEVLFIDEIHRMGPAVEEILYPALEDYRLDLIVGQGPAADTVEVPLKRFTLVGATTRAGLISAPLRARFGIVHRLNFYRPDELQIIVQRSARLLDIPMEQAGASEIARRSRGTPRIANRLLRRVRDFAQVEGRGVVDLDTARGSLAMLEVDEHGFDELDRKILSALIEHYGGGPAGLRALAAAVGEDRGTLEDFHEPYLIQEGFLQRTPRGRVATRRAYEHLGFPPPAGSSTPLF
- the ruvA gene encoding Holliday junction branch migration protein RuvA yields the protein MIGYLKGMALRLTTEEVLLDVSGVGYLVHIPLSTYYELEGRGEGQPVELYIHTHLREDALTLFGFLTEEEKSLFERLIAISGIGPRLARNILSGSTPQQLVSALAAGDVARLTKTPGVGKKTAERIVLELKDKVQELAAGLPEPLESAPSVGDDLVSALVNLGYRPNQAERAVKEAREDMPEAEFHELLRASLKRLARL
- a CDS encoding RHS repeat-associated core domain-containing protein, which translates into the protein TGHQRDTHGLSDYMRGRTCAFPLQRFMSVDPGRDGWNLYAYTRGNPLVLVDPTGRAAWRKGIQVLKVLADREKRTALVAAFRPRSRRQAVEQTKEALDQVSEAERASGVKRVVEVQSEKQRDGLAASLSSNGRARDPEVSSGYPEHVNPQEGPYSDVHVQVQGQRKSGSGLAKVGAGALVLQEIQDIVAPNLSQLVEYGDASPGALVSAAGWDITSTLDPFGVSDLIGLAAGL
- a CDS encoding 16S rRNA (uracil(1498)-N(3))-methyltransferase translates to MNLLLLDEGDFRAPGRVELRDRRLRHARRVLRTAPGEQLRVGLVGGRRGSGEVLRIDEEALELAVCLDREPPPKLPLTLILALPRPKVLRRVLQAVTSLGAAHIYLIHAYRVEKSYWQSPFLEPTALEEQLRLGLEQAGDTMLPKLEVRRRFRPFVEDELPALAERSSALVADPRGEEPCPRGLAGEVTLAVGPEGGFIPFELELLERAGCRPVHLGERILRVETALPALVGRIF
- a CDS encoding radical SAM protein, with amino-acid sequence MGRKKQKKPHDWREIRAAERAVREMPVHGAYRLALAYANTYHIGMSSLGFQRTYELVHRRPDWVCERFFSDGEDRPLSVEHDRPLDEFGCVAFSVSFEEDYVRLLQMLDRAGIPLRREERRPWDPVLVMGGSCATINPLPMAEFVDVFALGAAENVLEPLQRALERHTEREAVIEELAAEPGFFVPAYHATDELGGLDKLKKLELGAEQMRQPGFLPTTSIVTPHTEFANKFLIEMSRGCPEKCRYCWATFGMGKFRWHPTEYILGAMEEARKVTDQVGFVATAVGDHPEIERILERGVEMGFRTSVSSIRIPAVSPGVLEAIKASGGKSITLAPETGTDELRVKMGKPISNQTLLEKIRLIFRSGLPNLKLYFIVGLPDETEDDVYGILELAAEARAIMLEELARKKGIIGHIHLGASVLVPKPYTPWQRLPMDDPRTVKKKLSILKKGAGQMPNVSLSTGSVRQAIWQTYISRAGADAAEALERAARGQHLSSLLRELDDQIRPEVFASFEGPLRWHFMATR
- a CDS encoding diacylglycerol kinase family lipid kinase produces the protein MRRAALIYNPISGRQRAARRLMPLLKALRGAGYKAEPMPTEGPGDATQLASGAVAGGDLEAVFALGGDGTVRETAAGLVGSRVPLCPLPGGTTNVLVRSLGLPGRALAAARRVGRLVPRDFDVGMCSGQPFLMMASWGLDAHVLTRQNPALKARFGRGSIALQGLREWWRYPYPILEVEADGRKIEASFAAVCNIPLYGGSFPLAPAARFDDGLLNLVVLRGGGRWTTLGFAASVARRSHLRSKGVEHLEVESVVVRGPENLATQVDGDVLPTQLPVSVEVAPGRLRVLAPPV